A window of Thermoplasmataceae archaeon contains these coding sequences:
- a CDS encoding archaeosine biosynthesis radical SAM protein RaSEA, with protein sequence MLNRELASTIKNLMPPVTDKRDPDKPVSVWKELDRIRGKPEQTVVVIFRTTGCAWYKFTSCSMCGYFNDISGKITEENLLKQVEFVSESMEGARVVKVFTSGSFLDPIEIPITVRKKFLESLAEKADKVLIESRTEYITENNLKSLHETGIPIRIAIGLESANDTVIRDSINKGSTFAKYLDAAYIIRKLGLELRTYLLLKPPFMSEAAAITDAIDSVRKVAQISNDVSINPMNIQKNTLVEKLWKKGLYRPPRLWSLARVILESSEFGTEVLSYPTGGNRERGVHNDSFDQKLLDLIVEGSLSQDFSNLKEYYRSSDLSEYWRKIELEDRNLFQPDFEKLIRRTASASLYI encoded by the coding sequence ATGTTGAACAGGGAACTGGCAAGTACGATAAAGAACCTTATGCCTCCAGTAACCGATAAGAGAGACCCGGACAAGCCGGTCTCTGTATGGAAGGAACTGGACCGGATTCGGGGGAAGCCTGAACAGACCGTAGTCGTCATATTCAGAACCACCGGCTGCGCATGGTACAAATTCACCTCCTGTTCGATGTGTGGTTACTTCAATGACATTTCGGGTAAAATCACAGAAGAAAACCTGCTGAAGCAGGTAGAATTTGTTTCGGAGTCGATGGAAGGAGCGCGGGTGGTCAAGGTCTTCACGTCCGGCAGCTTCCTTGATCCCATAGAGATTCCCATAACCGTCCGAAAAAAATTTCTTGAGTCACTAGCTGAAAAAGCTGACAAGGTACTTATTGAATCAAGGACTGAGTACATTACAGAAAATAATCTGAAAAGCCTACATGAAACTGGAATTCCCATAAGAATTGCCATCGGACTTGAGAGCGCGAATGATACCGTCATCAGGGATTCTATCAATAAGGGGAGCACCTTCGCCAAGTACCTGGACGCCGCTTACATTATCCGGAAACTCGGTTTAGAATTGCGTACCTACCTATTGCTCAAGCCACCGTTCATGTCTGAGGCAGCTGCGATAACTGATGCTATCGATTCCGTGAGGAAGGTTGCGCAAATCTCAAATGATGTGTCAATCAACCCGATGAACATACAGAAGAATACGCTTGTGGAAAAACTATGGAAGAAGGGACTTTACAGGCCGCCACGTCTGTGGAGCCTTGCAAGAGTCATACTGGAATCGTCGGAATTCGGGACAGAAGTCCTGTCATATCCAACCGGTGGCAACAGGGAGAGGGGAGTGCATAACGACTCATTTGATCAGAAACTTCTCGATCTGATAGTGGAGGGATCGCTTAGCCAGGATTTTTCAAATCTAAAAGAGTATTACAGATCATCTGACCTGAGTGAGTACTGGAGAAAAATCGAACTGGAAGACCGTAACTTATTCCAGCCGGACTTCGAGAAATTGATAAGAAGGACCGCCTCGGCATCCCTGTATATTTGA
- a CDS encoding thiamine-phosphate kinase: MSEKLKEIGEREIIDRLRKRFRLKTPQDDCAIFEDGDSYWMITTDVMNFKTHIPKGTTPELAGNYFVNSNLSDIAAMAGKPESFMTAYSMNPNTDYEFLEKFETGVIRALKKFDCDFAGGDLKEGEGLTMTGIATGRQKKNLTRKRSDISSDQIIGVTNTLGRSGSGYVFYEHKYRIPSALKMILDIKPRIREAQIISEHGGKFMMDLSDGLASSMRQMKHDYGVGFRIVQEEIPVAAEVKKAVSLSGRPETDFTLGFGGDYELLFSIDNRNYSDFMNAMEAEKLTVSFIGEAWKGDNIVYDGSSWVGLKQHGYEHFRKHGFPI; encoded by the coding sequence ATGAGTGAAAAGCTGAAGGAAATTGGAGAGAGGGAAATAATAGACAGGCTGAGAAAGAGATTCAGGCTGAAAACACCACAGGACGATTGCGCGATCTTTGAGGATGGAGATAGTTACTGGATGATCACCACTGATGTCATGAACTTCAAGACACATATTCCGAAGGGAACAACACCGGAACTCGCGGGAAACTACTTTGTAAATTCAAATCTCAGTGACATTGCAGCAATGGCTGGAAAACCTGAATCGTTCATGACCGCTTATTCCATGAATCCAAACACAGATTATGAATTTCTCGAGAAGTTCGAGACAGGCGTAATCAGGGCCCTCAAGAAGTTTGACTGTGATTTTGCGGGGGGAGACCTGAAGGAAGGTGAAGGCTTAACAATGACAGGAATAGCCACCGGGAGACAGAAGAAAAACCTCACCCGGAAGCGAAGCGATATATCTTCGGACCAGATCATAGGAGTTACGAACACCCTCGGAAGGTCTGGGTCAGGATACGTTTTTTATGAACATAAATACAGGATCCCTTCTGCACTGAAGATGATCCTGGACATAAAGCCGAGGATCAGGGAGGCACAGATCATAAGCGAGCACGGCGGAAAGTTCATGATGGATCTTTCAGACGGGCTCGCTTCATCCATGAGGCAGATGAAGCATGATTATGGTGTCGGTTTCCGTATAGTGCAGGAGGAAATACCTGTGGCTGCTGAAGTGAAAAAGGCAGTTTCCCTTTCAGGAAGACCAGAAACTGATTTCACACTAGGCTTTGGCGGAGACTATGAACTTTTGTTTTCCATTGACAACAGGAATTACAGTGACTTCATGAACGCAATGGAGGCTGAGAAGCTAACCGTATCTTTTATTGGAGAAGCTTGGAAAGGTGATAACATAGTTTATGACGGTTCCTCATGGGTCGGCCTCAAACAGCATGGATATGAACACTTCAGGAAGCACGGGTTTCCTATTTAA